The nucleotide sequence GGTTTGACAAACGTTCaaacttatttcaaaatttaaaaaactaccGTCTTTTGGAGTACAGAGCCAAACCCCACACCATCTTCCTCCCCCACCACACTGATGCCGACTTTATCCTTGTAGTCCTCAGTGGTgcgtaattattttattatgttatattaCTATAACATCTTGCATTGTTGGAAGAATTTGAGTTCAACATCCATTAATGgtagtttttcttcttcattttacATACATAActaatttgtttgttattatatGTGTATGCAGGGAAAGCCATACTTACTGTGTTAAATTCCAACAATAGAAACTCGTTTAACCTTGAGCAAGGTGATACTATTAAACTCCCTGCGGGCTCGACTGCTTATCTAGTTAACCAAGACAATGATGAGGATCTTAGGGTAGTAGATCTCGTCATACCTGTTAATAGGCCTGGTAAATTTCAGGTAATATATATAATGCTAAACTTTTCCTCACATGCACCACATATATAAATAGTTTACACCAATACTAGTTTTTCTATTTCTAACAGTTGATCATTATCCTTCTTCTTGTAGTCTTTCGACCTATCTGGAAATCAAAACAACCCATCATACTTTCGCGGATTCAGCAAGAGTATTCTAGAGGCCTCCTTTAATGTAAGCATGCAAGCAGCACATGTTATTTGACTTAATTTGTATAAATTGTCATCAACtctttcatatatatttataatatataactaaaataaattGTGTTCTTGTTTCTATGGGTGCAAATATAGACCGACTACGAGACCATAGAGAGAGTTCTCTTAGAAGAGCACGAGCATGAGCAGCAGCAAAGGAGAGGTCGTAAAGGGAGACAACAGAGCCAAGAAGCTAATGCAATAGTCAAAGTGTCAAGAGAACAGATTGAGGAACTGAGGAGACATGCCAAATCAAGCTCAAAGAGAAGCATATCCTCTGAGTCTGGACCCTTCAACTTGAGAAACCGCAACCCCCTCTATTCCAACAAGTTTGGCAAGTTCTTTGAGATTACCCCAGAGAAAAATCCACAACTTCAAGATTTGGATATATTTGTCAGTTCTGTGGAGATCAATGAGGTAATAACAtatataaacaacaaaattcGACAGCTCTAGTAGAGGACTAATCATGCTTGGAAAACCTGAGTTcgttttttaaattgaaaagtttTTGGTCAAACATTGCTTACATTTTAATTGAACTCTGAATTATCGAGaccctaattttcttttttttatctaattatGTAAACAAATTTCTGTTGAAAATTTAGGGCGCTTTGATTCTGCCACACTACAATTCTAGGTCCACTGTAGTATTGGTGATGAATGAAGGAAAGGGACACCTTGAACTTGTGGGTCACAAAAGTGAGCAACAAGAGCAACGAGAGCAGGATGAAAAAGAGTTGAGAAACCCTGAAGTGCAGAGGTACAACGCTAGGCTGTCTCCAGGCGACGTTGTTATAATTCCGGCAGGTCACCCAGTAGCCATAAATGCTTCCTCGAATCTCAATTTCCTTGGCTTTGGTATCAATGCTGAGAACAATCAGAGAAACTTTCTTGCAGGTATACTATGTAACAtaactaaatttaaatattgattgattatgttatgcTTAGTTGAAgatatagaaaatatttaaCTATGGTACTTTTTTATTTGGTGAATGAAATTTTAAAGGTGAGGATGACAATGTGATAAGTCAAATAGAAAGGCCAGTAAAAGAGGTTGCATTCCCTGGATCTGCTGAAGAGGTTGATAGGCTAATAAAGAACCAAAGACAATCTTACTTTGCAAATGCTCAACCTCAACAAAGGGAGGAAGGAAGCCAGAAAAGAAAGGGTCCTCTGTTATCAATTTTGAGCACTTTGTACTGAGTATAATAATATgtatgtataataataatatgcatGTAAGATGTAAGAGCTAGGTATCTCATAATGAGTGAAGAATGTACATGCAGGCTCTAGTAACTATAATAACTTGAGCTCCACTTTCTGCTATGaataaaaaagtcttgtgtttCATTATGTGAGAATGAATAACTCAGCATAATTGTGTGTTCATAAACTATTTCCAACTACTATTTCAAGATGTTGGGTACCAGTACCTAGTGTCCGATCTCTCTCTGTATAGGGGATGATCCATTTAAGAACACATTGCTATATGAACAATCAATAGTAACAATTACAACCAATTTGTTATGTCTCCTTCGCCACATCGTATAATTTGTTCGGCTGAAAGCCCAACTGATCTTTTTCAAAGATCAAACTAAACTCAATTTAATTAAAGATAGATTATCAATTGGTTACCTATTTCCAATTTTAgattaattaatcatatttccCAGCTTCAACTCAATTATGAAACCTATAACTAATCATACATTGATCAAGCATAATCATACACTCAAACTGAAACAATAATTAAATGTGAAGAGAAAAAAGACATTGAATGACTAGAACCACTATAGAGGCAGGGGGCTGTGATTTGTGTGAGTAAAGTATTGTTTTTTAATgccaaacaaattttattaagaaGGCGACCATATTTGTAGTACCTTGGGACGATATTTGTGTCAGTAAGTGAAAGGGAACTACTAAAGATAGATCTTTTCTagcaaaaccatatatatatatatatatatatgtcacgatccgttgacaccaaatctcaaccattaaattGGTTTAATCTAAAGGCTAATAATTATTCACTTAATAGTGCACGGTGagatcaaatttattttatacacCTTAGTACctcctgtattttttttttctcatcctTTCTCTCACCGTACCGTAACCATTATTTAT is from Medicago truncatula cultivar Jemalong A17 chromosome 1, MtrunA17r5.0-ANR, whole genome shotgun sequence and encodes:
- the LOC25485180 gene encoding provicilin; the protein is MATTIKSRFPLLLLLGIIFLGSVCVSYGIVGEQEERHPGQWKPPHEREEDERRPGEWRPPRGGRQEGQEQRPGQWRPSHEREEDEEDEHQKRRPGQWRPTRGGRQEGQEQRPGRFPSEREEYDEDDRRERRPGQQRPTREGRWKGQEQRPEQWRPSRGKEEREKEERQKHQPGREREKWEKREDEEWRGRQRHEDPDERARLRHREERRQKEEEHQKGDRPSRTPSRRERGEEEEGSSESEGRRNPFLFRSNRFQTLFENENGHIRLIQRFDKRSNLFQNLKNYRLLEYRAKPHTIFLPHHTDADFILVVLSGKAILTVLNSNNRNSFNLEQGDTIKLPAGSTAYLVNQDNDEDLRVVDLVIPVNRPGKFQSFDLSGNQNNPSYFRGFSKSILEASFNTDYETIERVLLEEHEHEQQQRRGRKGRQQSQEANAIVKVSREQIEELRRHAKSSSKRSISSESGPFNLRNRNPLYSNKFGKFFEITPEKNPQLQDLDIFVSSVEINEGALILPHYNSRSTVVLVMNEGKGHLELVGHKSEQQEQREQDEKELRNPEVQRYNARLSPGDVVIIPAGHPVAINASSNLNFLGFGINAENNQRNFLAGEDDNVISQIERPVKEVAFPGSAEEVDRLIKNQRQSYFANAQPQQREEGSQKRKGPLLSILSTLY